A genomic window from Salvia hispanica cultivar TCC Black 2014 chromosome 5, UniMelb_Shisp_WGS_1.0, whole genome shotgun sequence includes:
- the LOC125190205 gene encoding pentatricopeptide repeat-containing protein At4g38150-like produces MALRSFFLSKSKSQLPILFSRLSFSPLPSPPSKYSSSSFRQTTPFCTHSETPDPKKQNPKLTNFSPSDSDSDSDAAPPRPDKSKIPPPYNPFSKEPDDPKNLQEVFAKIREDGLMNSAAKMFDGLSQDGLTHEALELFSRIKDRGQMPDVIAHTAVIEAYADAGQAKDAHKVYLRMLASGVAPNAYTYRVLIRGLAKAGAVNEASKYVQEMVRRGMRPSAGACVAVVEGLLRADLEDEATQLLEMLKAKGAAPEEEKIRDAVKSRRGSVPRLVMNVLYGK; encoded by the coding sequence ATGGCGCTGAGATCCTTCTTCctctccaaatccaaatcccaACTTCCCATTCTCTTCAGCCGCCTCTCCTTCTCGCCGTTGCCGTCGCCGCCTTCCAAatactcctcctcctccttccgCCAAACAACTCCATTCTGCACCCATTCCGAAACCCCCGAccccaaaaaacaaaaccctaAACTAACAAACTTCTCCCCCTCCGATTCCGACTCAGACTCCGACGCCGCACCGCCACGCCCCGACAAATCCAAAATCCCGCCGCCGTACAACCCGTTCAGCAAAGAGCCCGACGACCCGAAGAATCTGCAGGAGGTGTTCGCCAAGATACGCGAGGACGGCCTCATGAACAGCGCAGCCAAGATGTTCGACGGATTGTCTCAAGACGGCCTCACCCACGAGGCCCTCGAGCTCTTCTCCCGGATCAAGGACAGAGGCCAGATGCCCGACGTCATCGCCCACACGGCCGTCATCGAGGCCTACGCCGACGCCGGCCAGGCCAAGGACGCCCACAAGGTCTATCTGCGGATGCTGGCGAGTGGGGTGGCGCCTAATGCCTATACCTATAGGGTCCTCATCAGGGGCCTGGCCAAGGCCGGGGCGGTCAACGAGGCCAGCAAGTACGTCCAAGAGATGGTGAGGCGGGGGATGAGGCCGAGCGCCGGGGCGTGTGTGGCTGTTGTGGAGGGACTGCTGAGGGCGGATCTGGAGGATGAGGCGACGCAGTTGCTGGAGATGCTGAAGGCAAAGGGTGCGGCACCGGAAGAGGAGAAGATAAGGGATGCGGTTAAGAGTAGGAGAGGGAGCGTTCCTCGTTTGGTGATGAATGTTTTGTATggaaagtga
- the LOC125190204 gene encoding DEAD-box ATP-dependent RNA helicase 3, chloroplastic-like, translating to MASSSLRLSSISRTNPSVENCGKPTPSPPVSLHFSAAHNPFRLFSSRPNSIVRPSLSFVPSAVATSNSSLLSEEAFGLGGFGKGSLDVSDTEYEYSEGEAEGIEAVDENELDISKLGLPQRFVDTLLKRGIANLFPIQRAVLTPAFEGRDIIARAKTGTGKTLAFGIPIIKGLDDLQQGKDIRRGRLPKVLVLAPTRELAKQVEKEFKESAPYLNTVCIYGGVSYNAQESALSRGIDVVVGTPGRIIDLIKNNSLKLGEVEYLVLDEADQMLAVGFEEDVETIMEKLPAKRQSMLFSATMPSWVKKLARRFMDNPLTIDLVGDQEEKLASGIKLYAISTTATSKRTILSDLVTVYARGGKTIVFTQTKRDADEVSLALTNSIPSEALHGDISQHQRERTLNGFRQGKFTVLVATDVAARGLDIPNVDLIIHYELPNDPETFVHRSGRTGRAGKEGTAVLMFTGSQRRTVKSLERDVGCRFEFITPPSVEQVLEASAAQVVSTLGGVHPESIQYFTPTAQKLMEEQGVEALAAAIATLSGFSQPPSSRSLITHEQGLVTLQLIRESSHSRGFLNARSVTGFLSDVYTAAADEIGKVHLIADEKVVGAVFDLPEEIARELLTRELPPGNTITKISKLPSLQDDGPPSDFYGRFSNNERRPQRGGGRGRGGRPSGDWLNGDDDFEDGFRSGGRGGRSPSRWSNSKPSRSSGGSDWLISESRRSSSRPSFGGRDSSRSSSYGGRDSSRSPSFGGRDRSFGGSCFNCGQSGHRASDCPSKREY from the exons ATGGCTTCCTCTTCCCTTCGCCTCTCCTCCATCTCCAGAACCAACCCCTCGGTTGAGAATTGCGGGAAACCCACTCCATCTCCGCCGGTATCCCTTCACTTCTCCGCCGCCCACAACCCATTCAGGCTCTTTTCCTCCCGCCCTAACTCCATCGTCCGCCCTTCACTCTCGTTCGTCCCTTCGGCCGTCGCAACATCCAATTCCTCTCTCTTGAGCGAGGAGGCGTTCGGCCTCGGAGGGTTCGGGAAGGGCTCCCTCGACGTTAGCGACACCGAGTACGAGTATTCGGAGGGCGAAGCTGAGGGAATTGAAGCTGTCGATGAGAATGAACTCGACATTTCCAAATTGGGATTGCCACAGCGTTTCGTCGACACTCTATTGAAGCGTGGGATTGCTAACCTTTTCCCCATTCAG AGAGCTGTTTTAACGCCAGCATTTGAAGGCCGGGATATAATTGCTCGTGCAAAGACCGGTACAGGAAAGACATTGGCGTTTGGTATTCCAATAATTAAAGGTTTGGATGACTTGCAACAAGGAAAAGACATAAG GCGGGGGCGGCTTCCAAAGGTCTTGGTCCTTGCACCTACAAGGGAATTGGCTAAACAAGTGGAAAAGGAGTTCAAGGAGTCTGCTCCATATTTGAATACAGTTTGCATCTATGGAGGGGTATCATATAATGCACAAGAGTCTGCCCTTTCCCGTGGAATTGATGTTGTAGTTGGAACCCCTGGTAGAATCATCGAccttataaaaaataacagCCTGAAGCTGGGAGAAGTTGAGTACTTGGTCCTTGATGAGGCAGATCAAATGCTTGCTGTGGGATTTGAAGAAGATGTCGAGACCATTATGGAGAAACTACCAGCAAAGAGGCAGAGCATGCTTTTTTCAGCCACCATGCCAAGCTGGGTTAAGAAATTGGCTCGAAGGTTTATGGACAACCCACTGACCATAGATCTG GTTGGTGATCAAGAGGAGAAGTTAGCTAGTGGGATTAAGTTATATGCCATATCAACTACCGCGACATCTAAGCGGACAATTCTGAGCGATCTTGTGACA GTTTATGCTAGGGGTGGAAAAACAATTGTTTTTACACAAACAAAACGAGATGCAGATGAAGTCTCTTTGGCTTTAACAAATAGTATTCCTTCGGAAGCACTACACGGGGACATTTCTCAGCACCAGAGAGAAAGAACCCTAAATGGTTTCAGACAAGGAAAGTTCACAGTGCTTGTTGCGACTGATGTTGCTGCTAGAGGGCTTGATATTCCTAATGTTGACCTT ATTATCCACTATGAGCTTCCCAATGACCCTGAAACATTCGTGCACCGATCTGGACGGACAGGTCGTGCAGGAAAAGAGGGCACTGCCGTTTTGATGTTCACTGGTAGTCAGCGCAGGACAGTCAAATCCCTTGAGAGGGATGTTGGGTGCAGGTTTGAGTTTATCACTCCACCCTCAGTTGAACAGGTCTTGGAAGCATCTGCTGCCCAAGTCGTTTCTACCCTAGGTGGAGTTCATCCTGAATCTATCCAGTACTTCACACCAACTGCCCAAAAGCTGATGGAAGAACAAGGGGTTGAGGCACTTGCTGCTGCTATAGCAACTTTGAGTGGCTTTTCCCAGCCTCCATCATCTCGGTCTCTTATTACACACGAGCAG GGTTTGGTTACATTACAGCTTATCCGTGAAAGCAGTCATTCTCGGGGGTTCCTAAATGCTAGATCTGTTACTGGGTTTCTGTCTGATGTGTATACTGCTGCTGCTGATGAAATTGGAAAAGTTCACCTCATTGCTGATGAAAAG GTTGTGGGAGCAGTTTTTGACCTACCAGAAGAAATCGCAAGAGAGTTATTAACTAGGGAACTACCACCTGGAAACACTATTACCAAAATCTCTAAG CTGCCTTCATTGCAAGACGATGGGCCTCCAAGTGATTTCTACGGGAGGTTTTCAAACAACGAAAGGCGCCCTCAAAGAGGTGGTGGAAGAGGCAGAGGTGGTAGACCTTCTGGGGATTGGTTGAATGGtgatgatgattttgaggatGGATTCAGAAGTGGTGGCCGCGGTGGTAGAAGTCCAAGCAGGTGGTCCAACTCCAAACCCTCAAGAAGTTCTGGTGGCAGTGATTGGCTAATTAGCGAGAGCAGGCGATCAAGCAGCAGACCATCTTTCGGGGGCAGAGATTCCAGCCGATCATCATCTTATGGGGGCAGAGATTCAAGCCGATCACCATCTTTCGGAGGCAGGGACAG AAGCTTCGGGGGTTCGTGCTTCAACTGCGGACAATCTGGTCACAGAGCATCGGATTGCCCTAGCAAGAGAGAATACTAA